The Rhineura floridana isolate rRhiFlo1 chromosome 15, rRhiFlo1.hap2, whole genome shotgun sequence genome window below encodes:
- the LOC133370553 gene encoding transmembrane protein 229B-like isoform X2, whose protein sequence is MGSVVEPLTPLCRAYIYAIHGYFSEIIFQAIILDEEWTFGGATSLLSLFLYGTCGFALERIYVLLRGNCCLLTRTSLYTLCIFLWQFTTGSVLRWFNACPWDFSAFHYNFMGLIALEHSLIWFVGALLLEKAIICNVLRLRLDKPWKSKECPVPRFELRDD, encoded by the coding sequence ATGGGGAGCGTTGTCGAGCCCCTCACTCCATTGTGCCGAGCGTACATCTATGCCATCCACGGATACTTCTCCGAAATTATCTTCCAAGCCATCATCTTGGATGAGGAATGGACCTTCGGGGGGGCGACCAGCTTGTTATCCCTCTTCCTTTACGGGACCTGCGGCTTCGCCTTAGAGCGCATCTACGTCCTGCTGAGGGGCAACTGCTGCCTCCTGACCCGCACCTCCCTCTACAccctttgcatcttcctctgGCAGTTCACCACAGGCTCCGTCCTCCGTTGGTTCAACGCCTGCCCGTGGGACTTCAGCGCATTTCACTACAACTTCATGGGCCTCATTGCCCTGGAGCACAGTCTCATCTGGTTCGTGGGCGCCCTCCTACTGGAAAAGGCGATTATCTGCAATGTGCTGAGGCTCCGGCTGGACAAGCCCTGGAAATCCAAAGAGTGCCCCGTTCCCAGATTTGAACTCAGAGATGACTGA
- the LOC133370553 gene encoding transmembrane protein 229B-like isoform X1 encodes MSCCCKRDCTLLQLCASSIDRSQAMGSVVEPLTPLCRAYIYAIHGYFSEIIFQAIILDEEWTFGGATSLLSLFLYGTCGFALERIYVLLRGNCCLLTRTSLYTLCIFLWQFTTGSVLRWFNACPWDFSAFHYNFMGLIALEHSLIWFVGALLLEKAIICNVLRLRLDKPWKSKECPVPRFELRDD; translated from the exons ATGAGCTGCTGCTGCAAGAGAGACTGCACACTGCTGCAATTGTGTGCTTCATCCATAGACAG GTCACAAGCTATGGGGAGCGTTGTCGAGCCCCTCACTCCATTGTGCCGAGCGTACATCTATGCCATCCACGGATACTTCTCCGAAATTATCTTCCAAGCCATCATCTTGGATGAGGAATGGACCTTCGGGGGGGCGACCAGCTTGTTATCCCTCTTCCTTTACGGGACCTGCGGCTTCGCCTTAGAGCGCATCTACGTCCTGCTGAGGGGCAACTGCTGCCTCCTGACCCGCACCTCCCTCTACAccctttgcatcttcctctgGCAGTTCACCACAGGCTCCGTCCTCCGTTGGTTCAACGCCTGCCCGTGGGACTTCAGCGCATTTCACTACAACTTCATGGGCCTCATTGCCCTGGAGCACAGTCTCATCTGGTTCGTGGGCGCCCTCCTACTGGAAAAGGCGATTATCTGCAATGTGCTGAGGCTCCGGCTGGACAAGCCCTGGAAATCCAAAGAGTGCCCCGTTCCCAGATTTGAACTCAGAGATGACTGA
- the LOC133370554 gene encoding transmembrane protein 229B-like gives MGSTAEPLSRFCRWYIYAIHGYFSEVMFTATWAFIVDQDWKFQGVTSVWALFIYGTCSLALERIYLLLRGRTSLLTRGTLYTFCIYLWEFATGYVLRCFNACPWDYSHFRYNFMGLVTLEYCLFWFIGGLLLEKMVIRNVLRLRLHAACKPQGNPFPRFELKED, from the coding sequence ATGGGGAGCACTGCTGAGCCTCTGAGCCGCTTTTGCCGCTGGTACATCTACGCCATCCACGGCTATTTCTCGGAAGTGATGTTCACGGCCACGTGGGCCTTCATCGTGGACCAGGACTGGAAGTTCCAGGGCGTGACCAGCGTGTGGGCCCTCTTCATCTACGGGACCTGCAGCCTGGCCTTAGAGCGCATCTACCTCCTGCTGAGGGGCCGGACTTCCCTCCTGACCCGCGGCACCCTCTACACCTTTTGCATCTACCTCTGGGAGTTTGCCACGGGCTACGTCCTCCGCTGCTTCAATGCCTGCCCGTGGGACTACAGCCACTTTCGCTACAACTTCATGGGCCTCGTCACCCTGGAGTACTGCCTCTTCTGGTTCATCGGCGGCCTCCTGCTGGAGAAAATGGTCATCCGCAATGTCCTCCGGCTCCGGCTGCATGCGGCCTGCAAGCCCCAGGGGAATCCTTTCCCCAGATTTGAACTTAAAGAGGACTGA